In Chaetodon trifascialis isolate fChaTrf1 chromosome 8, fChaTrf1.hap1, whole genome shotgun sequence, the DNA window GTTCTAAGTGATAACGCGAGCTCTGATTGGTAGGATGGAGCCTCAGCTGGCTCAGACTCTGCTGGAGAGAGCCAGACCGCAGAGACTCCAGCAGGCTGGACGAGTCTCACCTGGACAGGACAAAGGAGACCAGGACGCCCTGAGGTGAAAGACACCTTCACACATAGACACCTTCAGTCACATCCAACCAGTCCAGAGTGAGACTGCAGCTCCACCGACACCgtcagcctcctccagctcctcctgctttctgtgTCTTTATGTTCAGTCACATCCAACCAGTCCTCATTTCTCCGTTCTGTTACAAAGATTTTAGAAAgaacaaatatataaaatacacacatgtgGGCCTGTAGGTGTTCACGGGTGGCGAGGATCCGAGTCCAGGTTCAGAGGAACCACTTGAAAGCAGAACTCAGGAGAGAAGCACAGACCAGTGTGATCAGCTTTGGTTCATCGTCAGTGATCGTTTGTTTCTCTTCCAGTCCACTCAGGTCGGAGTCTTCGTGTTGTTTTAGGTCTGTTTACTTTTTGTTTACTTCTTTCTTCTCGTTAGTGTACTTTCAGCTCGTTTGCACCAAATCAGAGGACgataaaggaaaatgaaagatgttttaacacagatCGATAGATAAAACTCCACAGATCAATACGTCCATATTTCTTTATGATCATGAAAGTCAAGCTTCACAACTCAGTCTTTAAAAGTGCATGTTGCAGTAAAATAGTGAAAGTTTAGGTTTAGTCTTTCAGATGAGTGGACCagcgtcctcgtcctcgtcctcgtcctcgtcctcgtcctcgtcctcgtcttGGAGGCTGGTCTGAGGCAGGCACCTGCTGACTCCTACAGGTGGATGCCATCTTTATTCTCCAGCTTCAGCTGAGCAAACACCAAAAGATCTCCACTAAAACCTagaatgcaaacatttcagtcTGACGGATAACAAGGTGGAGCACAGGTGGAGACACCTGAGCACAGGTTACCTGTGAATTAGTCTGAACTCCAcctttaaacaaaataaaaaacaggaaacgTCACGCTGAGCGACGTGTGCCGCtcatgatcagctgatcagctgatcgatTGATAAACCGTTCTCCTGTTGTTctgatcagctgttctgttctCCTAGTTTGAAGAACCTTTGGAACCTCATTGATGCCAAACCCTCGACGGTTTCTTTCTCTACGTGAACTCAAGCGACTCCTCTGAACCTGCAGCGGCCATCTTTAATAAATCTTCATCATAAACTGACGTAAACAGACTGAatgttttgattaaaaacagCTTCTTCCATGTTTTTAAAGTCGTGACCTTTAACTGGAGGTCACATGACCGTCTGAGCTGTGTCATGATGAACACCTGTCActacacctgtgcaggtgtctgCTCATGCTTTACCTCTGCTGTGATGAAGTCATTTGTCTAACTTGACTGAGGAGCACACACCTGTGGtacctgtgtctctgtcttcctcagaCGTCTGGTTGCTAGGTTACTGGCAGGCATCGGCCCTAACGACGTCCCGGTGATGACGCCTGGTCGCCGGGTGAGGAGGGGCCTGTCAATCACAGCAGCCGAGCCAGTTAGCTCCGCCCACAGGAGAACCCGCCGCTCCCTTGATGACGTCGCTCCTCCATCGCCCAGCAACGACCCCCCTCTGCTCAGAGTGAaaaggctggaggaggaaggtgaggaagaggagatgctTCGCCCCCCCGCTGCCGGGCTGCAGAGGATGAAACGCATCGATACCATGGCAACCACCGCCGCGGAAGAACTGAATCATGGGAGTCATAGGCGTCGGAGGAGAGCCGCCCTGAACTATGACCCCCAGATACTGATCGATCAGATTGTAGAATACATGAGGGAgtaagaggagaggagaggagaggagaggagaggagaggagaggagaggagaagagaggagaggagaggaggagaagaggagaggagaggaggagaagaggagaggagaggagaagagaggagaggagaggagaggagaggagaggagaggagaggagaggagaggaggagaagaggagaggagaggagaggaggagaggagaggagaagagaggagaggagaggaggagagaggagaggagaggaggagaagaggagaggagaggagaggagaggagaggagaggagaggagaggagaggagaggagaggagaggagaggaggagagaggagaggagaggagaggagaggagaggagaggagaggagaggagaggagaggagaggagaggaggagaagaggagaggagaggagaggagaggagagaggaagagggtagaggaggaaagatggagggatgaggaggaggtgaatCTTGTCATCTTTCAGGATTTTTTGTTTCCtctattgttctgttttttgctgCTTGTGGTGAAAATGTGTCCTGAAAAAATCCTGAAAgtttccagaaaaaaacaacGTAATTAATTTCTATTTCTAGAACGACACAGTATAAGACGATCTTTCTGATTTTTATCTGGCCTGAATCGAGTTTTTCTTTCATAAATTCTCTGAAAATCAGTAAACTGATAAGTGATCACTTCTGTCTCATCCAGAGTTTGTTCCAGATCAAATGATTTTTGCAGGAAACTTTCTCTGAACTTTCCCTTTGTTGCCGTTTGCTCAGTGGAGTGCCTTTAAAAACTACAGTACCCACAatcctcagcagctgctgcagaatcCAAAGATAATTGATCAAATGTGTGAATTTATCTATCAAATGTACAAAGAATCGATGTCACCCAGCAGTGCTGTCtgaagctctctgattggctgtttctgaCAGCAATGGCCTCTGGGACTTGAAGCTGACCCCGCCCACTCTGTGTCTCTATGACAGGTGAAACTTTAAAGATAAAATTAGAAACAGATTGACACTGACTCCGCCTTCCCTCCATCAGTGTCAATCTGTTTCTGGAGaagacggacggacagacgccGGGCAGCGTCATGGCGCCCGCTCatcagctctgtgattggtccGTTCCTGTTGTGTTCGTGTACTTCAGcttgtgcagcagctctgttcgTGTGATCCTCGTCTGTCTGTGGTCAAACAGAAACTTTGATTATCTCTGAATTAAAGTCCGTATCCACCTCGAAGCTCTCCGCCTCCGTTCTTCTGTCTCGCCTGCAGATACGTGAAGTACTCAAACTTCAAGGTACTTCAGTACTTCATCACAAgtattacacacacatgaaagttAACTATAGTTTCTGTTCCTGGTGGAATTTTCCAgatttcctttccttccttttgttgTTTCAGAGACGTGGCGTTTAGGGTCTGTGTTACTGTGAAGGTTAAACATGTCCTTCAtctctcctgctcttcatcGCCTGACATGAGGAGACGATGTGACGAAGACCGTGACacgatgaagacgatgaaggcACTTTGAGctgagtttttctgttttgaatctgattttctgatttttctcaGACATTTGAAACAGCTGCTCTGCGAAACAGGACTCACCTGGTCAGGTAACACCTTTAGGTAACTTTGGTTAAACTGGCGACATCTTTCAAACTGGTAACTTCACTTATACAGGTAACGTTACCTGAGAAGGGACTTTCACCTGGAAACATTACCATCATGTTTTCcatcagctttattttgaaatgcctGCTCTGAGGACAAGACTCACCTGCTCAGGTAACATCTTCTGGTTACTATAGCATCACTTAAATTGGTAACATCACCAGGTGAATGAAGGTAAGCAGATTACATTAGTTGCTCAGGTAAAATCACCTGGactgtatttttctgtatttacagggtcacatgacctgaacaccagctgctctgtctctgattggctggccaTCATCCGTCAGTGAttcagaggaaacagatgaaatctgtgattcattttatttatgtttgtgtgactgaacaaacaaacaaacaaacaacaacctgcacacaaacattttccacaaaacGATACACGTTACACGACAGCAGGCCGAACTCACAGCGGCATGCAGGACTGAAGTCTGAGGAGGGACAAGGTCGTCCCCCAGGACACAAAGAGACGAAGGACGAAGTTTAAAATGACATCAGAGAGATCAGACGTCACTTCAGGAGGAACGTTTATTCACAGAGGCTTCTTCATCAGCTTCTCCGtcagcttctttctttgtgctaagctaggctatgAACATGTGACTAAACATGGCAACTGGCAGCTGATTGGTCGATGAGTTTATGTTGTGCTTctgtttgctgcagagctgccaTGTTGACAGAGaactcctcttcttcctcttcatccctcctctctccagagacaaacagactgaacagaaaactgaaatgagATGAACCTGCAGAATGTTTCCTGTcttcctttctccttttctgattcttcctgctcctcgttAGCCTTTCTTCCTCACCATGACAACATTAAGCTGGATATGGTTGCCAGAAAACCAGGTGATGATgagtgaaaggaggaggaggaggaggaatgttGAATTCTTCTTCTggttcactttcatttcatcacCTTGTCTTCTGACGAtgaaacaagaggaagagaacagTCTGAGTTTGTGTTAAgtttaaaaagacaaagtgacagtagaagaagaagaagagtctcACCTGGTGAGTCTATGCTGACATCAGCAGACCCGTGGTCACTGCGGAAACACACAACTCATTATTAAAGGTCACTGCTGGTTCAAGCTAAGTGTAACCAGAGGCTGGCAGCACCCACAGCTAACACTAACTAACACTAACGCTAACCTCAGTCAGATGCTAACTCTAAGATAACTGGACCCACAGCTAACACTATGCTAACCTCAGTCAGATGCTAACTCTAAGATAACTGGACCCACAGCTAACACTATGCTAACCTCAGTCAGATGCTAACTCTAAGATAACTGGACCCACAGCTAACTCTATGCTAACCTCACTTCAAAGCTAACTGTACCTGAGCTAACTCTATGCTACCTGAACCTCCCAGATGCCCTGACCCCGCCCTCACCTTCCTTGGCATCTGGTGGCAGCAGGGCATCCTGTCTGTTGGCGAGGACGAAGGCCAACGTGGCCAAGATGGCGGCATCCAGAACCCCCAGGATGGCCAGGATGTAGGCCCAGTGGACCGAACAGTTACCTGGAGAGAAACTGCCCACCTGGAGACAAAAATACAGCATCAGTGTCATGAATACAGGTTAAACAtgatgatcttctagaatctgaagcattgatgaagattaaagcagcaacaggagataaaggagttcaatgagctgaaacatctacagcaggaacatgaatgaacacatgaatgaacaggaacatgaatgaacacatgaacgcagcaggaacatgaatgaacacatgaatgcagcaggaacatgaatgaacacatgaacgcagcaggaacatgaatgaaaacatgaatgcagcaggaacatgaatgaacacatgaatgaacaggaacatgaatgaacacatgaatgaacacatgaatgaacaggaacatgaatgaacacatgaacgcagcaggaacgtgaatgaacacatgaatgaacaggaacatgaatgaacacatgaatgcagcaggaacatgaatgaacacatgaatgcagcaggaacatgaatgaacacatgaacgcagcaggaacatgaatgaacacatgaatgcagcaggaacatgaatgaacacatgaatgaacaggaacgtgaatccacagacagcagacagaaacacactgaatgtcCTCGAATACTCACAGAGTCTCCACACAGAGCTCTCATCTCTGGACTCTCCCATGAGTCTGGAAACAGAAGACAAGCTAATGCCAGACAGAAAcctgaggagacagacagacagatggacagatggacagacggacagatggacagatggacggacagacagcaTCATGATTGGTCAGTGTTTGTAAACTGCTGGGACTCAGCTTTATTaccccacacccccacccccgcctCCGTCCAGCACAACAGACAGGATGTCCATGCAGACCAGTTTGACGTCAGACTGCTTAAATTATCACAGGTGCCAGCAGAACCAGCAGAACCAGCAGAACCAGTAACTGACCTGCAGTGAGCTGCAGCCACGCACAGATCTTGTAGACGGTTGCAGCACTGCAGAAcctgaagagacagagacagaggacgcTGGTCCACACTGCCCACAGTGACACTCCCACCAACACTGCCACCGACTGGAAGGACggcagaggagacagactgGACAAACCACCACGACAGTCCGGGACTGGCCATTCtgactccacacacacctgacatcCCACGGACATACAGGGACACAGACATACAGGGACACAAAGACATACAGGGACACAAAGACATacagggagacacacagacatacagggACACGAAGACATACAGGGACACAAAGACATAcagggagagacacagacatacagGGACACAAAGACATACAGGGACACAGACGTACAGGGACACAAAGACATACAGGgacacagacatgcatacagGGACACAGGCAGACATatggggacagagacagacaggttaaGTGGTCCTGTGAAATTCCTGGATAAGCTTTGTGAGTTGGTTGCAAACATCATCTCCATCAGACTCCTATGACAACATGAAGGGTCTTAAATGGGGAGTGAATGATGGCTACGTACAGCACATGgtatcatgctaacagactgatgctaacgctaacaggtACCAGGTCATGATATTCATGCAAACAGACCGAAGCTAAGGCTAACAAGGCCATGATATAATGCTAACAAACTGAGGCTAAACTTAACATTTCCCAAGTCATGAtgtcatgctaacagactgaagctAAGGCTAACGGGACCCTGAACCTGAAATTATGCTAACAGattgaggctaaagctaacaggacCCTGAACATGAATtatgctaacagactgaggctaaagctaacagctCCAGGCAAAAATTCATAATCCTCACCAGTTAATGATGCTCGTAGAAGGCTGGAAATTACCACCACTGTTACAGTGTATGTTGTTtggctgcttagcttagcttagcttacagATGTGTGTAGTTTATTTGtcattaaaagagaaaaatgtttttgaaagagaACCAACTCTTATGTCTGACAAAAGCAACTGTGTCAGGTAGCAGGTTTGTCTGAAGGTGTTTCCATGTAAAATTTCACTTATCCAATCAGGACGGAGTCGCTGTCGTTAGTTCAAACTCTGATAAATCACTCCTGAACGGAGCCTCCTGATGTCGCTGCTGAGTTCGTTCTCTAAACTTCTGCCCTCGTATTTTTCTAAAGACTTTGACTCCAGTTCAGGCACACAAACCCTGACACTCCCGTCACACCTGGATCCCAAAACccaaattaaatattttctttttctcagtttctcACCTCAAACAGTCCCAGTGTTCCGCTGGGCAGCGCCGGTCCCGCCCCCTGGTGGCGGGTGTCCGTGGTGCCGATCCAGGACGGCTGCACCAGGACGACCACCTGGATGATGGCAAAGCAGAGAGTACAGACGGCCCAGAGGACGCCGACCGCCCGGGCGCTCCGAACAAACTCTGTCTGATAGAGACGAGACAGGTCGGTGACGGCGGGCGACGCTGCCAtgactgagacagagagacggaaaAAAGGGAATTTTTCAAACGTTAGAAACCATCACATCATGTCTGATTCCTCATGTCCTCGAATCCTTCTCTCTTATCAAAGAGAAGTAAACTGAGAAAAAAGCAATGATGCacaggctaagctaagctaagctaagctaactgctacAAGTGAGTTTTTCTGCTGTAAGAATCCAAACAGTTCGAGGGATGTTACAGCAGATAACACTTGAATTAGccttcattttattgtttttattgtcacttCCTGCTGTAAGGTGAATTagctctgaacacacaaacatgacatcGTTAACATGACAGGGACCAACAGctgtgaggatgatgatgatgatgatgatgatgtgcttcagcctcagtctgttagcatcATGTATCTCATATACGCAGCCACTGAGTCCAAACATGCTGACGCTGATGCCATGTTGGTTTGGTGCTGCCACAGCTGTGATCAgcagatgatggtgatgatgatgatggtggtgatgatgatggtgattatgatgatgatggtgatgatggtgatgatagTGACGATGATGTACGAGGTCAAGCTGAGTGGAGGACAGTCAGTACTGATCAATACCTGCTGCTGATCACTAAGAAACACACTTCCATCAAAATGaccattaaaagaaaacaggtcagtaaagtacaagtacctcaaaaccAGCCTCctgtactgcagtaaatgtactcagtcactgaatgaactgatgatgaagatttaATCAATGGAAACAATCGatcatcttcatctttttaTGTTTCAATGTTTGTCAGCAACAGCATCAATCACAGCCCGACAGCCAATCAGCGTCGAGATGCACCAAACACAAACGGCCCGCACCCACCGACGGTTCCGTCATCACCTCCGTGTTATTCACCGAGGACATGCACGCGCGCATCGCGTTAAACGGCTGTCTGCATTGACTGATCTGAGATCTGAACCGATGAAACACGAAGAAACCGGAAACAAACCTGCGGCTGGAGgagtccacctgtctgtctgtctgtctgtctgcaggaggagaggatgaggagagatgAAGCAGCGGCGGGGGGGTTGGGCGGCTCTACATCCCCGGATGTGACAGGAATCATCTAATTGATCATCTCCTCTAAATCGATCCCTCCAGCCACAAACAACAAGCTCTGCAGAGCATCAGCGGCTCACATGATTTTATCCAATCCGCTGCTGATATTTCACATGACGTCACAGCGCCTCCCGCAGGCCGGCTGATGAACTGCAGGGGGAccatcaggagacacagaggcGACTGTGTTCAGGTGGACAAACGCCTCAACACGTAGCCCGTTGGTCAGATTCTGAATCCTCAGCTGTCACCTGAGCTTTATGAGACTGTTGGCTCATCAGGTGTGAGCTGCTCACTGTCCTCACGTCCTCACGTCCTCGCTCTGCAGAGTCCAACAGGAGAGACACATCCTGTCCTCTGGATTCTCAAACATGGACGAGAACTTTAGCGGTTTGTACATGAGACAAGGACTAGCGAGACCCACAGCTcagaagataagataagataagataagataagataagataagataagataagataagactatTCAGCTCATGTCTACATGTTGACTGATGGAAGAGATTTCATTGGTGGAAAGAATTCAGCATTTATTTACATCTGAAAAGTTGGAgaatatcaatcaatcaatcaatcaatcaatcaatcaatcaatcaatcaatcaatcaatcaatcaatcaatcaatcaatcaatcacatgCTGGATCAATGAATTCACCTTCACAGTACCTACAGCtgacatgttggtgtgtgtgtgtttatgactgaTGACGTTTTCCAGATTGGTCTCAGAGGTCATGTGACTTTTACTAAAATACTGAAGTAGtcttgaggtacttgtactcagcgactcagacaggaagttcaCCTTCAGTCAAAccttcatcacattttctgcctttttgctaaaatcaagtttttgttttgttgtttgtttagaACTAAAAATCCAAACTCaggaataaacacaaacaaacataagcAACATACAAACAAACGTCTGTTTTTAATAATCCAGACGAGAAACAGTTTGAAGTTTATTTGCTGGTGAAAACAGAGAATCATCATCTGCTTTATGAACTCTGAGGATCCAACGAGCATCTTAACGAGCATCTTAACGAGCGAACTGTtgacaggaaacactgtgaaacatgacaaacaaaGCGTCTGTGGGCCTGGCCTCTCGCTGACATCATCACCTCTgaactcttcttctgtgatCAACACTTGATGCGCCTGCTGGTGATTGGTCACATGTTCACAGCCTGCTGACAGGtttgaagatgatgaagatgatcaGCACTGAGCTACACTTAAaaccatgaaaaataaaaaagtcatttctttgtttgtttgtcttttggcAGCTGTCGGACACCGTAGATTTCCCACAAAGCACCATTGCCGCTGGACTAGTATCCATGACAACACACTCAACAGTCcaaactgaaggaggagagacagaaaaatataaaagcatcacctcctcttcatctcctcctcctccttccctccatctcctcttcctcctccttctcttcatctcctcctcctcttcatctcctcctccttccctcctcctccttccctccttctcttcatctcctcctcctcctcctctcagctccatgGAGGGATCTCCTCTCCAAACTTGGCGCAGTGAGCAGCGTTTTTAGCTTCAAACAGAAtctgaagacagagaagaagaaagtgatgaagagtCAGATGAaggctggatgtgtgtgtgtgtgtgtgtgtgtgttctcgtgTGTTGTCTCCATAaatgtgatacacacacacacacacacacacacacacacacacacacacacacacacataaatcgTCGATGACCTCACTTGACCGACATGCGTCGTTGTCGGTTCCGTCCAATGATCGAAGTCTCACCTGGTGGTGGACGTACGCCTCACACAGGTAACACCACACCGACAGGTCAGAGAAGCTCAGGACGATCGGATGTTCAGACACAACGCCGTGAGTCACCATGTGCTCGTTGACATAACGACCACAGAACACctgagacaggaaggaagacagGTGAGACACGCCCACTGCATCGTCAACAGGTGAGAAACACCCACTGCATCaacaacaggtgagacacaaGGTGACAGGTCACCTGGTAGCAGGTGAGACAGGTCCAGTTCTCAGCATCGGAGCCACAATCCTGGCAACACAAGAAGACATCTATACCTGAGGGGGGGAGGGGCTTAACGGCATCCAGGTGAGGAC includes these proteins:
- the lhfpl4b gene encoding LHFPL tetraspan subfamily member 3 protein; protein product: MAASPAVTDLSRLYQTEFVRSARAVGVLWAVCTLCFAIIQVVVLVQPSWIGTTDTRHQGAGPALPSGTLGLFEVCVESEWPVPDCRGGLSSLSPLPSFQSVAVLVGVSLWAVWTSVLCLCLFRFCSAATVYKICAWLQLTAGFCLALACLLFPDSWESPEMRALCGDSVGSFSPGNCSVHWAYILAILGVLDAAILATLAFVLANRQDALLPPDAKEVTTGLLMSA